ATCATTCCCAGCCTCACCATGGAGGCGGTCTCGACCTATTCCTCCTCGAATCAGGTCATCTCCGTCATTACCATATAGATTATCCTCACCCTGGTCGCCTTCGAGAGTGTCATTCCCTAAAGCGCCGTAAAGCGTATCATTGCCCCAGGAACCGAGCAGTTGATCATTACCCAGCCCACCGAATAAATTATCGTCACCGCTATTACCAAAGAGTTGATCTTGGCCATCACCACCATTGAGGCGATCATTGCCATCTCCCCCCATCAACGAGTCAGTATCATTTCCCCCATTCAGGGTGTCACTCCCGGAACCGCCATACAGGGTATCATTGCCAACATCTCCATAGAGATTATCGTTCCCCCCTTCTCCTCGCAGCTCATCATCTCCTGCGGCACCATTGAGGGTGTCGTTACCGTCGCCACCGAGCAGCCAATCTTGGCCAACATCTCCATAGAGGGTATCGTTACCTGCTCCACCATTGAGGGTATCGTTACCTGCTCCGCCATTTAGGTTATCTTCCCCTATGGCTCCTTCTAGGAGATCATCTCCCTCTGAACCATACAATCTGTCATTCCCTGCATTTCCCCAGAGCGTATCATTCCCTGCTCCACCATTGAGGCTGTCATCGCCATTGCCACCGTACAAGATGTCAAGCCCCATATCTCCATAGAGATTGTCATTGCCATCTCGTCCTCGGAGAGTGTCATTATCTTTGCCGCCATTGAGCTTGTCATCGTCAGTGCCGCCGTCGAGCAAGTCGTTGCCCTCTCCCCCATACAGATCATCGATACCGGCATCACCCTGCAAGTTATCATCGCCAATTCCACCATTGAGGCTATCATCGCCACCGGCCCCACGGAGCGTGTCATTACCACCCCGTCCTTCTAGATACTGGTTGCGATCGCTGCCTCGCATCACATTATTGGCATCCGTCCCTTCAAGGAAAAAGCGGTTATCGCCACTGGGAATGGGAGAGGACGTTGGTGTTGATATGCCGTTACCAAACACCCTCACATCATCCACCCCCACAAAGTCTCCCTGATCTTTCGTCCCTCGGGTATTCACTTGGAACAGGAGAAAGTCATATCCCTGCTTGAGATCAACATTCCAGCGAAGCGATTGCCAATCAAAAGTGGTACCACCGAGGGTGACATCTGCCAGCTTGACCCGTTGCATGGGCAAAGTCCCCACTTGTTGTGGCCCTGAGGTTAGATAAAGATTATTTTCAAACTGACCGTTAACCCCCCAGAGGGTAATGTCAATATCATTGTTGAGTTTCCCTGCTCCTTCGGTATTCTTGAGTCTGAGTCCTAGGGTCTGCTTACCTCGACGGATGCGTTGGTCATAGATCACTTGAGCGAGGCCTGTTCCATAGTGGTTGGGAGTTGATAGCACCGCTGCACCATTACCAATCGAGGCATCACGTCGAATCCCATTCGTCGCTAACCAGCCTAAACCAGCACCAGAACTATTCCCTCTATAGGCAGCACCGAAAGCAGCTCCAGAACTGAAATCATTATTTGTAAAAGGGTTTAGGTAGTTAGCCCCCTGAACATTGAAGGACTTCGTTAGGGTTTGGGTTGCCCCCTGGTTGTCCCAAACCGTCAGGGTAACGTCTTGAGTACCAGCCTGGCCAAAATGATGGCTGACTTGCCGACCAAATTTATCGATTTTGCCATCATTATTGAAATCCCAACCATAGGCTGCAATCGCATTACTCCCTAAGTCCCTGGTAAGTACTTGACCGTCCGGCTTTAAGGGATCAGTATCGTAGGATGTACCGGCATCAAACGATACTGCCAAACCACCCATCTTCTTGCTATTAAATAGAGCCACAGGCAAAGCATTATTACCTGCATCAATAAAACGCGTATTGTTTATTTTCAGATTTTTGGAAAAATCATCTGGGCGCTTACCATTATCCAGGGGTGCTCCACCAATAGCTGAGATGTTGTACTTATTCTGGCTGAAATAGCTATTGTTGAGGGAAGAAGCAATAAAGTCCTGATCATGATTGAGAAATTCCGTTTTGAATCCCTCATTAAACCCCTTTACCCGCAGCTTATTGAAGTTGATATTAAAAGAGGCATGATTCTCAAAAATCCCTCTACCGCGAGGTTGATCAGGATTACCGATAATCAAGCCATTTTTGATATCCGTGTAGGAGCTGTATTGGACTTTCACCCCCGTACCCCGAACGCTCCACACTTTAAAGTCATACCAAATCCGATTTATATAACTCCGATATAATTCATAATTAGAGAATGCCAAGAAAACTGTATCTCGAACCTCATTTTTCGCCTGAGGAGCTGAAGTCTCATTATCGGGCCAGCCAAGACCCAGTAGAATCGCGCCGCTGGCATCTGCTGTGGCTCGTCAGTGAGCAAACAAAGCTAACTCAAGCAGCCCAAGTGGTCGGTCTCAACTACGATTACGCCCGAGAAATTGTTAGAGAGTATAACCGCAATGGAGCTAATGGATTACGCAACCGACGCAAAGATAAACGACCTTACCAATCTCGCAGTCTCCTGACTCAAGACCAATGTGCACAATTGTCGACTCGTCTCCAAACCCCACCTGCCGACGGTGGTCTATGGAACGGGCCAAAAGTAGCACAGGTCATCGCCCAAATGACAGGAGTTGAGAAGGTTTGGCCCCAACGAGGTTGGGACTATCTCAAGCGATTGGAGCAGTCCCTTCAATGCCCACGTCCTCATCATCGTAAAGGCGACCCAGAGGCACAAGCCGCCTTTAAAAAAACTGCCTGAGTGCAAAGCAGAATTGGAGCGACGCTATCCTGATGCTCAAGTCGAAGTGTGGTCTTTTGATGAACACCGCTTAGGCCTTAAACCCATCATTCGAAAGATCTGGGCACCTGTAGGTCAGCGTCCGATTGCTGAGGTGGACCATCGCTACGAATGGGCCTATCTTTATGGATTCGTTCACCCCGCAACAGGCGACACTGAATGGTTCATTCTGCCTCGGGTGAATGGAGAATGGTTTAATCAAGCCCTGCAAAGCTTTGCTCAGCAAGTTGGAGCGGGACAGCACAAACAGATTCTTCTCGTTCTAGATGGTGCAGGATGGCATACCTGTAAAAATCTGGTGGTACCTAAAGGCATTCATCTGAAGGTTTTACCTCCCTATTCTCCAGAACTACAGCCCGCTGAACGATTGTGGCGGCTAGCGGATGAACCAATCGCCAATCGATGCTTTGAGACCCTCGATGCTCTCGAAGATGTGCTCGAGGAGCGCTGTCGAACTTTAATGACCATGCAATCAGACATTAAAGCTCTCACTTACTACCATTGGTGGCCAGTTTGACCGATGAGATATTTCAGGGGTTAATAAGTCGGATTTGGTATCATCAATGATTGAGCGTAAATTATGAGCGGTTCGAGGGGTCGGACTATCTAGAGAGAGCTGTCCATCAAAATTGGTTTTATGAGCCCATAGATTAATGCCATCTCGGGTGTTGTAGCTCTGAAATCCCGTCAGTTGACGTAGCGGAATATCAGTGACATCAACTTCAGTTTGTCCCGTTGGGGCAACCAATGCGCGAATCGCTGGAGGCAACAAATCTACAGAGATGGTGCCTTTATCCCGAAAATCTGTTTGGGGATGAAGAGTGTCACCAAAGACTGAAATCCCGGCATCATTAGCACTAATTGCAATATTGCCGGTCATGGCGACTTGGGCAGCGCCTTGAACCCAATAGCCTTCCCCCCTAAACCCAAGGTCAAAGAGTCGGTCCCGTGTCTTTTTAGTTTGACTGATATTATTCCAGTCCACGCCAGTTGTTTTGATCGTGAGATTATTTCGCCAGGCTCCAATTTCATTACCAGATTCGGCAACAATACCAGCACCCACGACATCAAAAACCACATTGTCTTCAAGCACTGCATGGCTATCATGGTGGACAATTCCCCAGCCTGGAGTGCCGACAACAGCGTTGCCACGAGCGATGGCAGGAAGACCGTTGATATCTTCTGCACCTGTTCGATGAAAGTGCAGTCCATATCGTCCACGACGATTGTTTCCCCCACCCGATGAACCATCGACATTCGTCCCTGGATCATCAACAATTTTGCTTTTATCCGAACGACCTAAGTTATAGAAGCCGGCATTGGAAACCACAACGTCAGGATTATGCATAAACATAACGTGGGCTCGTTGCTGGGTAGGCACGGTAGCCGCATTCTCAGTCTCGAACGTAACATTCCGAGTCGTGTTGGCAACATAAAGTTTGAGCTGCCCCTGTTCAGCAATATCAGGAAACTGGTGATCAAACCGAAGCACGGTGTTATCACCAGCCGTGATGTCGTTATTGGTGAAATAAACTCGATTCCCATCAATACGAGTGATGGTTAGTTCTTCATCCTGAAACCGAGAATTATCTGCATCCGACTGGCCATAGCGATAATTAGTGCCCCCTAACACAATCTGATCGCCAATCTGCCAGCCTTTCGGCGCACTCTTGAGCACAAGAGCATTGTCTCCTGCACTCGCTTCACCTTGAAGTGCCAAGAAGTCAGTCTTATCAGCACCATAGATCCGAGCTTTACCATGACTGATCAGTCCTCGACTCAGCAGGCTTGAATCCCATGACTGATTGATAGCACCATCTGCAGTGAAGATAATTTGAGTCTTAACGCCGGCTTGAACTGGATTACTTTCTGAGCCAATCATCAGCTCACCAGACGGTGCAACCACAAAGGTATCCACCAACATTTTGGTATCTATATTATGGGCAAATTTCAAAGCCCCATCGACCCGCAAGGTCTCTAGGCGAGCATCACTCACACTGTTGTAGGTAACTGAGATGCCTTCTTTAATCAAAACATGGGCACCATTGGTTGGAACTTGGCGCCCTTGCCAGGTGGCGGGAGCAGACCAAGCCCCATTGTTAACAGCAATGTGGGTGGCTTGAGAATGCGGCACCAAATCTAGTAAGGCGCTATGAGTCGTTTGTTTACCTGGATCATGGGGATGAGCACCATGGCCAGATCCTGAAGCCATGGCCATACCTGAATGCGGGGCACCATGATTCGCTGAGGCTATGGCCATTTGAGGTATTGCGGGAGCTGCAGTCGCACTGGGGACTGTAGAGGAACTAGCCATTAAGGCTTGAGGTTGGGTTGTGGACTGTGACTGTGGTGTAGAAGGCGTCCCTGTACCTGAAAGCCCGATCACCCCTGCATTACTATCAACTTGAGAAGAAGTACCTAAAAGGTTTTTGGGCAGGGGATTTGAGTTGTGATTGCCAGCCATATTATGTCTTATCGTTTAGAGTTTCATGGGTCTTACTCAGAAGAAGAAAGCTGACTTTTTGAATGCACTGCTCTATTGCCAAATGTCAAGGAAAAGTAAGCTTAATCATGAGTTAATGGGCCTAGCTATAGATCCCCCAAACTCGATTATTTTACATAGAAAGGATGAATTTTCCGAGAATATTGGAGATGATTTATCGTTAATTGAGCAACCACAAAATTGCAAAATTGTCACGATTTATTTTTTCTATAATCTTGGTAAAACAGTTGCTTTAGATATAGATAGCTGCCTACCTAGAGAATAAAAAGCCAGGGCTCTTAGCTCCTGAAATATAGAGCAGGACAAGTTAAGCTTTCTCCTGGCACTCAGTATGGCAATACCTGGTTTGCGATCGCGTTTGAGAACAGCAACGATCGGTATAAGTTTCGTCATCGTTTTGTATAACTTAATAATAAAAGTTATACTGCAATCAAAGTATTTTCATTACAACGTTATAAATTAGCTCAATTTGATTCCTAATAGAAAATTCAGCTATCAAGATCAGAATCTTAGATATGCAATCGCGAGATAATCTGTAAGACAATTCAATTTAGCCACACTACAATTCCTCAAGAATTTGCCTGAGCATCAGGAGATCTGGCCTTTTCAATATTTCTCATTTGTAGCTTAGATCACTAAAATCTAGCTCCATAACAGGTAGAAGTCGACGATACTTCCACTCACTTCTATGGCTATGGACCATATAAACCTTCTGGTATGCCAAATATCACTAATAAAAACAGGGATCTGAGTAGCGCCTCAAGCCGATGTCCTGACAGCATTACCTAGGCGCTTTAGATTTCTTCTTAGCTTGATTGCGACGAGCAGCGTCTATCGCTGAATCCAACCACACCTTCAGTTCATCCAAATTCTCGTAAACGTCCATTGGCAGAAGATAGTAAGACATCGTAATGGGCTTATTTTTACGATCATAGACAAACGGACGGCTACCCGCCTCGACAAAAAACGATTGATTTTGCCCATCCGCTTTTAGATAAATCCGTTCATCTGCGATTAAGGCAAACATTACCCCTTCCACGTATAGACCATGTCCCCCAAACATAGATCGCGCAGACACAGGCGCTAGATAGTTGAGGCGTTCCAAGGCTGAACTGACAAATGTAGAGGATTTAGACATGGAAACATGCTTTCTCCGAAAAGATGGGTATACGGTTGAAGAGCAAGCTCACAATTTCAGATGAACCATAGCATGAACAAAACGATAGCCCGCTGGCTTCTAGCTTTAGGAGTCATTACAGCCGGAATCTTACATTGGCTGACGCCCCACCCTTTTGTCCAAATGATATCCACCTTTCTGCCTTACCCCTTGGAGCTAGTCTACATTAGCGGTTTCTTTGAAATTCTAGGCGGTGTCGGATTGCTCATTCCCCGAGTCAGTCGAGCTGCTGCTTGGGGGCTGATCCTTCTATTTATTGCTGTATTTCCAGCCAATATCAATATGGCAGTCAACGACCTTGTGATTGATGGACTTCCCCACAATCTGGTGGCCTATTGGTTAAGGCTTCCACTGCAAGGAGTCTTAATTGCATTAGCTTGGTGGTTTACAAAACCAGATTTACCAGCTAGTAGAAACTCAACAAGGTAGCCCCCAGCTCAGAACTTCTCACTCCTGCTATGGCCTCTCCAACTCCCGTCGATCATGATCTCAAGTCTTTCTTTCGGCTAGCAGTCATTAATGTTCTGTCTAACTTAATGGTGCCGCTAGCTGGACTGTTTGATGTTGCTTTTTTAGGCCATCTCGAACAGTTGTGGTATTTGGCTGGCGTTGCCCTGGCCACAGTGTTGTTTAACTATCTCTATTGGACCTTTGGCTTTCTAAGAATGGGGACCACGGGTATGACTGCTCAGGCTCTGGGTAGAAATGACTCCGAAGCAATACTGCTAGTGGGACTTCGCAATGGGGCAGTGGCTTTAGGGTTAGGGCTGGGCATTCTGCTCCTGCAATGGCCAATCAGAGTGTTGGGATTTGGCCTGCTGAGCGCCACCCCAGAAGTGAAAACTGCGGGTATGGCCTACTTTGATGCTTTGATCTGGGGAGCACCTGCAACATTGCTCAATTTTGTTGTGGTGGGATGGTATTTGGGACGTGCCCAAAGTCGAAAGGTCCTACTCCTCTCTGGGATCAATAACGTTACAAATGTGTTGCTCAATTACCTGTTCATTGTCCAGTGGGATTGGCAAAGTACTGGAGCTGGGGCTGCCACAGCCCTGAGTCAATATCTGATGCTGGCAATGGGATTAGCATTAATTAGGCGAGATGTCTCTTGGCCTCAACTCCGTTCCGTTTGGCCCCAGGTTGGGCAAGCGGTAGCACTCCAGCAAACATTGACCTTTAACCGAGATATCTTGGTACGAACCTTTGCCCTGATTTCTACGTTTGCAGTATTTACCAACCTAAGTTCTGACCTGGGAACAGAGGTGTTGTCTATGAATACCTTGCTGTTACAGGTGGTCACCCTTGCTTCCTATTTTATTGATGGCATTGCATTTGCGATGGAAAGTGTAACGGGGGTCCTCAGCCAACAAAATCAGCCTCAACGTTTGCGGCAACTGCTGACCTTATCAGGTTTGACGAGCGTTAGCTTAGGGGTTAGTTTTGCCTTCGCTTTCAATCTGTTTCCTCAACAACTATTTAGTCTGCTCACCAATCATCCAGAGGTTTTGACCCAGGTCAATCAGTATGTGGTTTGGCTTCTGCCCGTATTGGGTTTCGGTGCAGTTGCATATTTATTGGATGGCTATTTTCTAGGCCTAACAGCAGGCAGACATCTTCGTCATTCCGTATTAATCGCCACTTTGTTTGGGTTCCTGCCTTTAGCTGTGGCCGCTTGGTATTGGCAGCAGGTTCACCTACTCTGGCTAGGGTTGGCCCTATTTATGGGAAGCCGTGCTATTTTTCTGGCAATCCAAATTCCTCAGTCTCTTAAGCTCATCCATGGAACCCCTGCCGTTCCTTCCGGTCAAAAAGGGTAGGAACCTTTGCTGTAGATCTATCTGCGGGTGTTCCCAGTACTAATGAGGAGTGCCAAGGAAGTTTGACCCATGTTGAGAAAAACGCTGCTATTGTCCTGTTTGTTCATGCCTATCGGCTTCATCTCATTTCTCCATCCCCAAGCTGCTTGGGCGTGTAGCTGCATGAGAAGCACACCAGAAGAACAGATGGAGAGAGCAGATGTGGTATTCACAGGGCGAGTTATTGATCAGAAAATGAAGACGGTGGCGACCAATCCATTGGGTGGTCTCAAATTAGTGCAATGGACTTTTGAGGTGGAAGCAGACCACAAGGGGGTTGTATCTAAGCAACTGACGATT
The Acaryochloris marina S15 genome window above contains:
- a CDS encoding TfoX/Sxy family protein, translating into MSKSSTFVSSALERLNYLAPVSARSMFGGHGLYVEGVMFALIADERIYLKADGQNQSFFVEAGSRPFVYDRKNKPITMSYYLLPMDVYENLDELKVWLDSAIDAARRNQAKKKSKAPR
- a CDS encoding DoxX family protein encodes the protein MNKTIARWLLALGVITAGILHWLTPHPFVQMISTFLPYPLELVYISGFFEILGGVGLLIPRVSRAAAWGLILLFIAVFPANINMAVNDLVIDGLPHNLVAYWLRLPLQGVLIALAWWFTKPDLPASRNSTR
- a CDS encoding G8 domain-containing protein, whose product is MAGNHNSNPLPKNLLGTSSQVDSNAGVIGLSGTGTPSTPQSQSTTQPQALMASSSTVPSATAAPAIPQMAIASANHGAPHSGMAMASGSGHGAHPHDPGKQTTHSALLDLVPHSQATHIAVNNGAWSAPATWQGRQVPTNGAHVLIKEGISVTYNSVSDARLETLRVDGALKFAHNIDTKMLVDTFVVAPSGELMIGSESNPVQAGVKTQIIFTADGAINQSWDSSLLSRGLISHGKARIYGADKTDFLALQGEASAGDNALVLKSAPKGWQIGDQIVLGGTNYRYGQSDADNSRFQDEELTITRIDGNRVYFTNNDITAGDNTVLRFDHQFPDIAEQGQLKLYVANTTRNVTFETENAATVPTQQRAHVMFMHNPDVVVSNAGFYNLGRSDKSKIVDDPGTNVDGSSGGGNNRRGRYGLHFHRTGAEDINGLPAIARGNAVVGTPGWGIVHHDSHAVLEDNVVFDVVGAGIVAESGNEIGAWRNNLTIKTTGVDWNNISQTKKTRDRLFDLGFRGEGYWVQGAAQVAMTGNIAISANDAGISVFGDTLHPQTDFRDKGTISVDLLPPAIRALVAPTGQTEVDVTDIPLRQLTGFQSYNTRDGINLWAHKTNFDGQLSLDSPTPRTAHNLRSIIDDTKSDLLTPEISHRSNWPPMVVSESFNV
- a CDS encoding winged helix-turn-helix domain-containing protein; translation: MPRKLYLEPHFSPEELKSHYRASQDPVESRRWHLLWLVSEQTKLTQAAQVVGLNYDYAREIVREYNRNGANGLRNRRKDKRPYQSRSLLTQDQCAQLSTRLQTPPADGGLWNGPKVAQVIAQMTGVEKVWPQRGWDYLKRLEQSLQCPRPHHRKGDPEAQAAFKKTA
- a CDS encoding PKD domain-containing protein, with the protein product MKVQYSSYTDIKNGLIIGNPDQPRGRGIFENHASFNINFNKLRVKGFNEGFKTEFLNHDQDFIASSLNNSYFSQNKYNISAIGGAPLDNGKRPDDFSKNLKINNTRFIDAGNNALPVALFNSKKMGGLAVSFDAGTSYDTDPLKPDGQVLTRDLGSNAIAAYGWDFNNDGKIDKFGRQVSHHFGQAGTQDVTLTVWDNQGATQTLTKSFNVQGANYLNPFTNNDFSSGAAFGAAYRGNSSGAGLGWLATNGIRRDASIGNGAAVLSTPNHYGTGLAQVIYDQRIRRGKQTLGLRLKNTEGAGKLNNDIDITLWGVNGQFENNLYLTSGPQQVGTLPMQRVKLADVTLGGTTFDWQSLRWNVDLKQGYDFLLFQVNTRGTKDQGDFVGVDDVRVFGNGISTPTSSPIPSGDNRFFLEGTDANNVMRGSDRNQYLEGRGGNDTLRGAGGDDSLNGGIGDDNLQGDAGIDDLYGGEGNDLLDGGTDDDKLNGGKDNDTLRGRDGNDNLYGDMGLDILYGGNGDDSLNGGAGNDTLWGNAGNDRLYGSEGDDLLEGAIGEDNLNGGAGNDTLNGGAGNDTLYGDVGQDWLLGGDGNDTLNGAAGDDELRGEGGNDNLYGDVGNDTLYGGSGSDTLNGGNDTDSLMGGDGNDRLNGGDGQDQLFGNSGDDNLFGGLGNDQLLGSWGNDTLYGALGNDTLEGDQGEDNLYGNDGDDLIRGGIGRDRLHGEAGNDALWGGSGDDYLGGGLGNDSHWGEDGNDQIWGAAGNDLIYGGKGKDSLGGGAGSDSIHGGDGNDLLSSQDGNDWLAGDAGNDTLYGEGGQDTLIGGRGNDSVYGGNGNDWLMGVDATTAQAGRGEQDILMDWTGVNTFVLGDANQAFYNDGQNNTLGAGDYALVKGFNQSRGDKIQLHGQATDYLLGAAPAGMQSGTAIFLNTSGTTDELVAVVAYNNSLTLNSSAFTFV
- a CDS encoding IS630 family transposase: MERRYPDAQVEVWSFDEHRLGLKPIIRKIWAPVGQRPIAEVDHRYEWAYLYGFVHPATGDTEWFILPRVNGEWFNQALQSFAQQVGAGQHKQILLVLDGAGWHTCKNLVVPKGIHLKVLPPYSPELQPAERLWRLADEPIANRCFETLDALEDVLEERCRTLMTMQSDIKALTYYHWWPV
- the gntT gene encoding guanitoxin biosynthesis MATE family efflux transporter GntT, with amino-acid sequence MASPTPVDHDLKSFFRLAVINVLSNLMVPLAGLFDVAFLGHLEQLWYLAGVALATVLFNYLYWTFGFLRMGTTGMTAQALGRNDSEAILLVGLRNGAVALGLGLGILLLQWPIRVLGFGLLSATPEVKTAGMAYFDALIWGAPATLLNFVVVGWYLGRAQSRKVLLLSGINNVTNVLLNYLFIVQWDWQSTGAGAATALSQYLMLAMGLALIRRDVSWPQLRSVWPQVGQAVALQQTLTFNRDILVRTFALISTFAVFTNLSSDLGTEVLSMNTLLLQVVTLASYFIDGIAFAMESVTGVLSQQNQPQRLRQLLTLSGLTSVSLGVSFAFAFNLFPQQLFSLLTNHPEVLTQVNQYVVWLLPVLGFGAVAYLLDGYFLGLTAGRHLRHSVLIATLFGFLPLAVAAWYWQQVHLLWLGLALFMGSRAIFLAIQIPQSLKLIHGTPAVPSGQKG